Sequence from the Sulfurospirillum tamanense genome:
AAGAGATTATCAAACAAGAAGATTCCCTCTTCTATACCAGTGATGTCACCATAAAGGCTCAATAATGGACGCACTTCTTGAAAAAATAGATGCCTTCTTTGATGCAAAAAAACCCAATGAAGCAAGTATCCTGATGCTCATGATAGGAATTCTTGTAGCGTTTTTAGTCTACACTTATGCATTCCCGCCCGCAGAATCTTTTTTGAAAAAAAATGAGCGCGCTTTTGGGCAAATTACAGCCAAGGTGAATGAAGAAAGCGCTTATCTCGCTTCGGTCACTGTCAATGGAAACAGCAACTTTCACGTGGAACGGTTGCGCGGAGAAATTGAACAAACAAAAATTAATCTTGAGCGCATCACTTACACTAACGGCTTTGTTGACAACAAGCTAAAAGAGCTTTCTTACTTGCTTTTTAATGATAAAAATTGGGCAAATTTTTTAGATCATATCTCTTTTTTAGCCAAACAGCACAATATTAATCTTTTAAAAATCAATAATGAATTCAAAGAACCTTCTTTGCAAAAAATCGAACAAGTGTTAACTATTTCTATCGATCTTAAAGGAAATTTTGGCAATGTTCTAAGGTTTATTAATGCCATTGAAGAGAGTCGTTTGGTTGTTGACATTTACGAAATGTCACTAGAGAGCGCGCAAGCCCTTGACGGGTCGTTGAAAATTGCTGTTTGGGGGATGAAATATTGAAACCACTGCATATTTTTGTAACACTTTTGCTTTTTATTGGTTCATTGGGTGCCAAGGCGCCCTCGCTGAGTGATGAAGCCACTGCCTATGAGGTGCTTTTTGAGGCCATCAATCAAAAGCGTTTTGGCCTCACTGAGGCAACCATTAGAGCCATTAAAGACCCGTTTATAAAAACTTATCCTGACGCTAACTCAACCGAAGAAAATGCTCAAAAAAGAGAAACTTACCAGCTTTATGCAATTTTTGATAACCGTGCCAAAATAAACAATACTTGGCTAATGCTAGGAGAGACGATAGGCACCTATCGTCTTAATACCATTGGAAACAGAGAGGTTACTCTCGTTAATGCAAGCCAAACCCTCAAACTTACGCTATCTGAAAAAGGAACCAACAATGTTACTATCTCATTCAAATAACAAATTTTTAGCAGTTATCATGCTATTTGTCTCCTTTTCTCTTCCTAGCGTTTCCCTTGGTGCCACTGAAACGTCCTGTGAATACAGGGTTTTTAATGTCAAAATTAACGAATCCGTCTCCATACGAGAAGTTATCAATCAACTCTCGAACGTCTGCAATTTCAGCACAGTTGTTAAAGATCCTCAAGCCATCACCATACTGCAAAACCAGCTTCAAGGAATAAATATTCGAGATCTAACCCTCCACGAGATACTTGATTTACTTCTAGAGGAAAACAACCTTAATTATGAATTCAAGCGCAATACCTTACGGATCTCAGCCCTTGAAACAAAAACCTTTTCCCTTGACTACATCACCTCTATTCGTCAAGGCGTAGCTACCCTCAACGCTTCCATCTCGGCCACACCCACCGAAGAGGGTAGCACTCGCGACACAGCAAATGCTGCAGAAAATGAGATTCGTGTTACTGAAGAATTTGATTTTTGGAACACCCTTGATGCGGAACTTACTGCTGTTTTAAACAGCGGCTCTGAAGTCTATGCAGCACAATCTCCCATTATTAACCGCCAAGCGGGTCTTATAACCATCACAGGAACCAGCACACAATTAAAGCGCGCTCAAACCTATTTGGATGACCTTAAGCGTAGGCTTCACCGCCAAGTCATGATTGATGTTTCCGTGATTTCCGTTGGACTTAGTGAGGACCAAACCACAGGAGTTGACTGGAGTAAATTTCAACTTAGCCTAAGCCATAATAGTGACAATGATTTGGATTACGTAGGAACCAGTGTTTCCAATGCTTTTAATGCCAACAACTATGCTAAAAACATTAATGTTTTAAATAATATCTCTTTCTCTATGGAGGGGTTAATTAATTTCCTTAAAAGCAACGGGGACACGCGCGTTGTCTCAAATCCAAAAGTTATCACCATGAACAACCAACAAGCACTTATTACTGTAGGTGATAATATCAACTACCGTGTTCCTGAAGACACCAGTGCTTCTGATGGCGACAATATTACTACCACTTACAACAACTACTCCATCTTCATTGGAGTTCTTTTAAACCTTTTGCCTGAAATTTCCGATGAAAATAAAATCATGCTACGCATCAATCCCTCCATTAGTAGTTTTAAGTACGCGGACGATGACGCCAAACAAACAACACCCCGTGAAGTAGCTCCCGATACCACTGAGAAAAAACTCTCAACAGTCGTTATGGTAAACAGCGGTGATACTATCATTTTAGGCGGTCTCATTGAAAATACCAAAGGCTTTGATCATACCAAAGTTCCTCTTTTGGGAGATTTGCCTCTTCTTGGAAGTGCCTTTAGAAGCACCAAAAAAACAACATCGTCCACAGAACTTGTATTTGTTATCACACCAAGAATTATTGGGGAACAGACCCCCTATACACAAACATTGAAAGATTTGGGTTTTTCAAAGTCAATCTATGAGTAACCGTTTTACCGAAATTAAACAAATTTTTGCCGAAGAGAGTGTGTTTGATTATGTGAACCTTGATAAATCCACACTAACATACGAAAAACTTGTACAGTGCATTCAAAAACCCTTGAAGCTTATTTTGTTTTACGGAAAACCGGGCACAGGGAAAACATTCTTACTGCGAAAAATTTACCATGATTTGGAAAAAAAACAACCGTTGATTTTTTTTCCACAACCTTTTTTTGATGAAATACAATTTTTAGCTTCTTTGTATGAAGAAATTTTTAATGAAAAAGCCCCTCAAATCAACGGTTATGAACATTTTTTAAGGCTCTATAAGGAGCGCACAAATACCCATGAAAAAGTCGCCATTAGCGTACTTTTGGACGAAGCACAACTCTACCCTAATGAGCTCATAGAAAAAATTCGTCTCATGGCTGACACCCGTCTTTTTAAATTTTTATTTACCATCCACAAAACAGAAAAAGAAGACGTGCTAGCAAAAGAGTACTTCACAACACGCATCTGGGAAAGCATAGAATTGCCAAACTCCTCTGTTGCAGAATTGCAAATTTACCTAGAAAAAAAGTTTCTTTTTCATAACCGATTCGAAATTCTCACTCTTTTTAAACCCAGTCAAATTCGCTACCTCTTTGAGTTAACTAAAGGAAATTTACGCACGGTCAATAAGTTGCTCTATAAATTTTTTGAAATTTATGAATACTATGAAGCCAACAAACCTTCTCTTGTTGGAGGAAAATACGCTAACACAAAATATATTCAAATGGCTGCCATTGATGCGGGATTAATTCATGCTTAATGCCTCCGATATCCAAACACTTGAAGCCCGATGGAAAAAGTGGCAATTTAAACGTGTAGTAAAAAAAATAGGTGTTTTTGCACTCTTTCTTTCTCTAGGAGGAGCCTATTTCTTAATCCAGCACTTTTCTCTAAATAGTTCTTCAAAAGAGTTGCTACACAGCGAAACAAAAGAAGTTGCCTCCCCTGCACCACAAGAAGTTTTGCCAAAAGAGCCACCCCTTAAGAAAAACGATGCCTTATCACAAAGACCCTCTTTGTCTATACAACCCTTTCCAAGTCAACATATCACGCAAGAACCATCACCTGCTCTTTTACCACCAGAACCTGAGGTTTTACCAGCTCTAAAACCTGAAATTGTTACAAAAACAAACAACACCCCTCCACCCCAAGAGAGAGTTGAAACCCTTGAAATAACACCTCCTCGCATTAACATTGAATATAAGACGACCCAAAGGGATACTACGGCATATTTAAGAGAAAAGTTTGACTCAACAAAAAATATTGTTTTCGCACTTATGCTTTCTGAAGAGTATTATGGACTAGAAGATTACCCTCAAGCGCGCAAATGGGCCTTGATTGCCAATGAGACAGACCCAAAAAATGAGCGTAGTTGGATTCTTTTTGCAATGGCGCAAGCCAAATTAGACAATACAAAAGAGGCCATTAGTGCTTTAGAGGAATTTTTAAAAAACAACAGCTCTACCAACGCCCAATTGCTTTTAGATAAACTTAAAAAAGGAACATTCAAATGATAAAATACTTTTTTGCCCTCTTTTTTTTAACCAATTCTCTTTTTGCACTCTCTCTTGACACTATTCGTAATTGGTATGCTCAGGGCGCCTACGACAAAGTGTGTAGCCATGAAACAACAGCACTGTATGAAACCTATACTGACAACGAAGAATTTGTGAATATGTACGGCCATGCCTGCGTGGAAATTGACATGATTAGCCGTACAGTCAACCCCATTAACAAACTCATCAAAAGCCCAGAAACAAGGGCGAATGCTGCTTATTTTGCAACTGTTTTATACCAAAAAAAACTGCTGTATCACGCCCTTGTCGATAATGTCGACATCTCTTATGTGCGGCTCCCAAGGACCCCACACATTCTCTCTGTTATTTTTGATAAATATGTCACAAACAATTTTACCAAAGAGGGCAATGTCTATATCTTTGAAGAGAACAACGCACTAACGCATCGTTTACATGTAAAGCTAGAAAACGATGGAGTATATAAGCTCATTGTACAGACCTTCAACAATAAAAAACTCGTTAAAACAAGGGCATATTGGTAATGAATACTACAGCAAAAACATTGGTACACGCTTTAGTACGAAATAGAATTATCAATGAAACCACTGCCCAAAAGGTCGAACTTCTTCTTACCGAGGGACAAAAAAACATTGGTGAAATTCTCCTTGATGAAGGGTTTACCTATACCACACTCATAGAAAATTTGTGCGAGCTTTATAAAAATGGCGCAATCAGTATGGATGATTTGGGCAATGAATTTTCTGTTAATTCGGAGGATTTTTTAAAACATTTTGCCAAAGGCCTTAATTTTGAGTACATGGATCTTGATAGTGTGGATATTGATTATCGCATGGCTACGCGCGTACCTTTATCACAACTCAAAAAATACAAAGCCCTGCCTATTAGGGAGGATGAGATCAATGTCTACATTGCACTCAGAGACCCTACAGATATTAACGCACACGAAGGTGTGCAGCGCATCTACAACCGAAAGCTTGTCAAAATCGTCATTGCTGATCCTGCCCAAGTGGATAAATACCTTATTAAGATGGAGCTTGGTGAGAGCATTAAAGGGCTAATTGCTGATATTCGCAAAGAACTCTCCTCAAGTGCTGCAGATAACCCGCAAGAATCATCAGGTATCTTAAAACTCATTGAAATTATTCTCAAAACTGCCATTTTAGCGCGAGCAAGCGATATTCACATTGAACCAACTGAAAACAGCTGTATTGTCAGAAGCCGGATTGATGGGATGCTTTCAGAAACGTTCATGTTTGACAAAGACATTTATCCGCCTTTAGCTTCACGCATGAAATTGCTTTCCAACATGGACATCGCCGAAAAACGTAAACCACAAGATGGTAGATTCTCAGCTACTGTGCTTGGCAAAGAGTATGACTTTCGTATTTCTGCGCTTCCCATCATGCACGGCGAATCAATTGTTTTGAGGATACTCGACAAATCAAAAGTCATGATTAAGCTTGAAAACCTTGGCATGCACCCGCGTAACTTTGAGCGGTTTGCAAAAGCCATGAAATCTCCTTTTGGCATTATCCTTGTCACAGGGCCCACAGGAAGCGGTAAAACCACAACGCTTTATGCCGCTCTTAATGCCATTAAAAGCGTTGAGACAAAAATTATTACCGTCGAAGACCCCGTAGAATACCAACTTAACCTCACACAACAAACACAAGTTAATGAAAAGGCAAACCTTACTTTCGCCTCTGCCCTGCGCTCCATTTTGCGTCAAGACCCTGATATTATCATGATTGGCGAAATTAGAGATCAAGAAACCTTGCGCATTGCTATACAAGCAGCACTTACGGGCCATTTGGTTTTTTCTACCTTGCACACCAATGACGCCATTAGTGCAGTAACACGCATTGTGGATATGGGAATTGAACCTTATTTGGTAAGTGGAGCACTCGTGGCCATCGAAGCCCAACGTCTTGTGCGAAAACTTTGCCCACATTGTAAAAGTAAAATTAACTTACCTAAAACACTGTATGACCAAATTGAAGCGCACCTTCCAGAAACTTACACATTTTACAAACATGTTGGCTGTGAGAAATGTGCTCAAACGGGCTATATAGGAAGGGAAATGCTCTCGGAAATTCTGCCTATTAGTGAGCAAATTGCTAGCATGATTGCCCAAGGGGAAAGCAAAGAAAAACTGCGACAACAAGCATACAATGAGGGTTTCATTGACATGTTTAAGGATGGAATTTTACGGGCAGCCAACGGTGTTACAACTATTGATGAAGTGCTAAGGGTAGCAAAATCATGAAATACTTTGAAGTAGAGTATCTTTTTAAAGGGCAAAAAAATCGCAAACTCTTTAAAGCGCAAAATCGCAACGATGCCCTCACAATGGCAAAAATCAAAAATCCCGGCATTATCATCAAAGTCATCGAAACCTCACCACCAGTGGAGGAGCAATTTCACGTCTACAAAGAGCGTATCCTTAATGCCATCACCAAGCAAGGCATTCATACTCCCAATCTTATTGCCGCCATTCGCCAACTCAGCGTTATGACTAATGCGGGCATCTCCATACACGATAGCATCAAAGAAGTCGCCAAAGCCAGCGAAGACAAGCGCTTAAAAGCCATCTTTGCACAAGCAGATGATGACCTTAACTCAGGACTAAGCCTCACTGAATCTTTTGTTAGTTTCAAGCACCAACTTGGTGATGTGACCTTGGCCATGGTAGAACTTGGCGAAAGCACGGGAAACATGTCCGAATCCCTTGAAAAACTGGCTGAAATTTTAGACGAAATCTGGGAAAACCAGCAAAAATTTAAAAAAGCAATCCGCTATCCCATTACTGTTCTTGTGGCTATTTGTGTCGCTTTTACTATTCTTATGGTCTATGTTGTGCCAAAATTTAAAGACATTTTTGAAAAACTCAACTCAGAACTCCCCTTGCCTACAAAGATTTTATTAGGTATGGAACACGCCATTAGTAACTACGGATTTTATATTTTGGCTGGGCTTGTAAGCGGTATTGTTTTTTCAAAATACATGTACGAAAATAACAATGATTTTAAGGCGAGTTTTGATAAGTACATTCTCAAGGTCTACCTTGTAGGCAATATTGTGTTCTACTCAACCATGAGCCGTTTTAATCTTGTCTTTACAGAGTTAATTCGCGCAGGCATTCCCATTGCTGATGCTCTAGATACAGCCCTGCTAACCATTGGAAACACCCACCTTAAAAAACAACTTGGCGGAGTAAAAGTCTCTGTTCAACGGGGGATTTCCCTAACCAAATCCTTTCAAGAAACTACGCTTTATGAGGGAATGCTCATTCAAATGATTAGTGCGGGTGAGCAAAGTGGAACTTTGGACACAATGTTGGAAAAAGTCACTGATTATTTTAAGTCCAAATTTAACAACATCATTGACAATATTGCAAGCTATATTGAGCCTATTCTCATCGGCTTTATCGCAGGCATTGTTCTTTTACTAGCCCTTGGAATTTTTATGCCCATGTGGGACATGGCCCAAGCAGTAAAAAACTAGCTCACGCTTTAAAACATGGGCTAGTTGGTTACTTTTACT
This genomic interval carries:
- the pilO gene encoding type 4a pilus biogenesis protein PilO; translation: MDALLEKIDAFFDAKKPNEASILMLMIGILVAFLVYTYAFPPAESFLKKNERAFGQITAKVNEESAYLASVTVNGNSNFHVERLRGEIEQTKINLERITYTNGFVDNKLKELSYLLFNDKNWANFLDHISFLAKQHNINLLKINNEFKEPSLQKIEQVLTISIDLKGNFGNVLRFINAIEESRLVVDIYEMSLESAQALDGSLKIAVWGMKY
- the mshL gene encoding pilus (MSHA type) biogenesis protein MshL — protein: MLLSHSNNKFLAVIMLFVSFSLPSVSLGATETSCEYRVFNVKINESVSIREVINQLSNVCNFSTVVKDPQAITILQNQLQGINIRDLTLHEILDLLLEENNLNYEFKRNTLRISALETKTFSLDYITSIRQGVATLNASISATPTEEGSTRDTANAAENEIRVTEEFDFWNTLDAELTAVLNSGSEVYAAQSPIINRQAGLITITGTSTQLKRAQTYLDDLKRRLHRQVMIDVSVISVGLSEDQTTGVDWSKFQLSLSHNSDNDLDYVGTSVSNAFNANNYAKNINVLNNISFSMEGLINFLKSNGDTRVVSNPKVITMNNQQALITVGDNINYRVPEDTSASDGDNITTTYNNYSIFIGVLLNLLPEISDENKIMLRINPSISSFKYADDDAKQTTPREVAPDTTEKKLSTVVMVNSGDTIILGGLIENTKGFDHTKVPLLGDLPLLGSAFRSTKKTTSSTELVFVITPRIIGEQTPYTQTLKDLGFSKSIYE
- a CDS encoding ATP-binding protein; its protein translation is MSNRFTEIKQIFAEESVFDYVNLDKSTLTYEKLVQCIQKPLKLILFYGKPGTGKTFLLRKIYHDLEKKQPLIFFPQPFFDEIQFLASLYEEIFNEKAPQINGYEHFLRLYKERTNTHEKVAISVLLDEAQLYPNELIEKIRLMADTRLFKFLFTIHKTEKEDVLAKEYFTTRIWESIELPNSSVAELQIYLEKKFLFHNRFEILTLFKPSQIRYLFELTKGNLRTVNKLLYKFFEIYEYYEANKPSLVGGKYANTKYIQMAAIDAGLIHA
- a CDS encoding tetratricopeptide repeat protein, yielding MLNASDIQTLEARWKKWQFKRVVKKIGVFALFLSLGGAYFLIQHFSLNSSSKELLHSETKEVASPAPQEVLPKEPPLKKNDALSQRPSLSIQPFPSQHITQEPSPALLPPEPEVLPALKPEIVTKTNNTPPPQERVETLEITPPRINIEYKTTQRDTTAYLREKFDSTKNIVFALMLSEEYYGLEDYPQARKWALIANETDPKNERSWILFAMAQAKLDNTKEAISALEEFLKNNSSTNAQLLLDKLKKGTFK
- a CDS encoding GspE/PulE family protein, with the protein product MNTTAKTLVHALVRNRIINETTAQKVELLLTEGQKNIGEILLDEGFTYTTLIENLCELYKNGAISMDDLGNEFSVNSEDFLKHFAKGLNFEYMDLDSVDIDYRMATRVPLSQLKKYKALPIREDEINVYIALRDPTDINAHEGVQRIYNRKLVKIVIADPAQVDKYLIKMELGESIKGLIADIRKELSSSAADNPQESSGILKLIEIILKTAILARASDIHIEPTENSCIVRSRIDGMLSETFMFDKDIYPPLASRMKLLSNMDIAEKRKPQDGRFSATVLGKEYDFRISALPIMHGESIVLRILDKSKVMIKLENLGMHPRNFERFAKAMKSPFGIILVTGPTGSGKTTTLYAALNAIKSVETKIITVEDPVEYQLNLTQQTQVNEKANLTFASALRSILRQDPDIIMIGEIRDQETLRIAIQAALTGHLVFSTLHTNDAISAVTRIVDMGIEPYLVSGALVAIEAQRLVRKLCPHCKSKINLPKTLYDQIEAHLPETYTFYKHVGCEKCAQTGYIGREMLSEILPISEQIASMIAQGESKEKLRQQAYNEGFIDMFKDGILRAANGVTTIDEVLRVAKS
- a CDS encoding type II secretion system F family protein — protein: MKYFEVEYLFKGQKNRKLFKAQNRNDALTMAKIKNPGIIIKVIETSPPVEEQFHVYKERILNAITKQGIHTPNLIAAIRQLSVMTNAGISIHDSIKEVAKASEDKRLKAIFAQADDDLNSGLSLTESFVSFKHQLGDVTLAMVELGESTGNMSESLEKLAEILDEIWENQQKFKKAIRYPITVLVAICVAFTILMVYVVPKFKDIFEKLNSELPLPTKILLGMEHAISNYGFYILAGLVSGIVFSKYMYENNNDFKASFDKYILKVYLVGNIVFYSTMSRFNLVFTELIRAGIPIADALDTALLTIGNTHLKKQLGGVKVSVQRGISLTKSFQETTLYEGMLIQMISAGEQSGTLDTMLEKVTDYFKSKFNNIIDNIASYIEPILIGFIAGIVLLLALGIFMPMWDMAQAVKN